One part of the Salinivirga cyanobacteriivorans genome encodes these proteins:
- a CDS encoding GatB/YqeY domain-containing protein, whose translation MSLEKDITQKMKEAMKAKDKPKLEAIRAIKNAILQEKTKAGGGDEIDQATEMKMLQKLVKQREDSAEIYKKEDRNELAEKELFEANIIKEFLPEQLSEDEIRAEIEKIITETGASSMKDMGKVMGMANKQMAGRADGKLISEIVKAKLQ comes from the coding sequence ATGAGTCTCGAAAAAGATATAACCCAGAAAATGAAAGAGGCCATGAAGGCCAAAGATAAACCAAAGCTTGAAGCCATTAGAGCCATCAAAAATGCCATTCTGCAAGAAAAAACAAAGGCTGGCGGAGGTGATGAGATTGACCAAGCCACTGAAATGAAAATGCTGCAGAAACTGGTTAAGCAGCGCGAAGATTCAGCTGAGATATACAAAAAAGAAGACCGGAATGAACTGGCTGAAAAAGAACTTTTTGAGGCCAATATCATTAAAGAGTTTCTACCTGAGCAACTTTCTGAAGATGAAATCAGAGCAGAAATTGAAAAAATTATTACTGAAACCGGCGCCTCATCAATGAAAGACATGGGTAAAGTAATGGGCATGGCCAACAAGCAAATGGCCGGCCGGGCTGATGGAAAATTAATATCTGAAATTGTAAAAGCTAAATTGCAATAA
- a CDS encoding alpha/beta fold hydrolase, producing the protein MSKNPGQPTITKSPQEKEIKINNLTITYKDNGVKGDPIVFLHSSSLSSDTFENQFSAKEFQNHRLLAPDLPGHGKSKPPSDPDLFYTIEGLTQTMVNWLDELKITNTIMVGHGLGGHLLLSAWPQIQDRCKALVIFGTPPFSKPSFLEHSHYDHPAYSLTYQAKLNNEQLNQLASIFVKKGSLKPRVILESIKKSDPAMRPILGASVSEPANLSDEAENLKHLTQPIAILLGRYDQMVKRTYFDRFEIPTLWRKKVQLIDNAGHCPQIENPTQFNQFLQQFLIDQLI; encoded by the coding sequence ATGTCAAAAAATCCGGGGCAACCAACCATTACCAAAAGCCCGCAAGAGAAGGAAATTAAAATTAACAACCTCACCATCACGTACAAGGACAATGGTGTAAAGGGCGACCCTATTGTGTTTCTGCACAGTAGTTCACTTTCATCAGACACCTTTGAAAATCAGTTTTCAGCGAAAGAATTTCAAAATCACAGGCTTTTAGCTCCCGATTTACCAGGGCACGGCAAGAGTAAACCACCTTCAGATCCGGACTTATTCTATACCATTGAGGGCCTCACACAAACCATGGTTAACTGGCTTGATGAACTGAAAATCACAAATACAATTATGGTAGGGCATGGCCTCGGAGGACATCTTTTACTCAGCGCATGGCCACAAATACAGGACCGATGTAAGGCCCTGGTTATTTTCGGCACCCCACCTTTCAGTAAACCCTCTTTTTTAGAACACAGCCATTATGACCACCCCGCCTATTCATTAACGTATCAGGCTAAACTCAATAATGAACAGTTAAATCAGTTAGCCAGTATTTTCGTTAAAAAAGGGAGCTTAAAACCCAGGGTCATACTTGAAAGTATTAAAAAATCAGACCCGGCCATGCGACCAATTCTCGGAGCTTCGGTTTCGGAACCGGCCAACCTGAGCGATGAAGCAGAGAACCTGAAGCACCTTACACAGCCCATAGCTATTCTACTGGGGCGCTACGATCAAATGGTCAAAAGAACATATTTTGATCGCTTTGAAATTCCGACCCTTTGGAGAAAAAAGGTGCAGCTTATAGACAATGCCGGTCACTGCCCGCAAATTGAAAACCCAACTCAATTCAATCAATTTTTACAACAATTTTTGATTGACCAGCTTATTTAA
- a CDS encoding glucose 1-dehydrogenase, with the protein MNHHLHNKNIIITGASRGIGLATAQLFAKKGARVIMVARNQENLDKAALETKGETFTYSADMAKVEDIKKLAAFVSEKFGHLDVLVNNAGTNIRKPVKDISDGEFEQIMNTNLRSAYELTRMLYPTLKKAKQGNVIFMSSVAGLTHLRTGALYAMSKAAMNQLTKNLAVEWATDGIRVNGIAPWYIATRLAKQVLQNEQYKTEVLNRTPMKRIGEPHEVASVVEFLSSPGAGYITGQTIAVDGGFSIYGF; encoded by the coding sequence ATGAATCATCATTTACATAATAAAAACATCATAATTACCGGGGCAAGCCGGGGAATAGGACTTGCAACAGCTCAATTATTTGCTAAAAAAGGCGCTCGGGTTATTATGGTAGCACGCAACCAGGAAAACCTGGATAAAGCTGCTCTCGAGACAAAGGGCGAAACCTTTACTTATTCGGCAGATATGGCAAAAGTGGAGGACATCAAAAAGCTGGCTGCTTTTGTTAGCGAAAAATTCGGGCACCTTGATGTACTGGTAAACAATGCCGGCACCAACATTCGCAAACCTGTAAAAGATATCTCTGATGGCGAATTTGAGCAAATTATGAACACCAACCTCCGCTCGGCATATGAGCTTACCAGAATGCTGTATCCGACACTAAAAAAGGCCAAACAGGGCAATGTCATTTTCATGAGCTCTGTAGCAGGCCTCACCCACTTGCGCACAGGCGCCCTTTATGCCATGAGCAAAGCCGCAATGAACCAGCTCACAAAAAATCTCGCTGTCGAATGGGCCACAGATGGTATTCGCGTAAATGGTATTGCACCATGGTACATTGCCACTCGGCTGGCGAAACAAGTACTGCAGAATGAACAATACAAAACAGAAGTACTGAACAGAACGCCAATGAAACGTATCGGCGAACCACATGAAGTAGCATCTGTTGTAGAATTTTTGAGCTCCCCGGGTGCCGGATACATTACCGGTCAAACCATTGCTGTAGATGGTGGGTTTTCAATTTACGGGTTTTGA
- a CDS encoding class I SAM-dependent DNA methyltransferase, producing MTKSKFYHSIAPFYDHIFPLQQPALNFTRELVTANSVVLDAGCATGNMAIALEASCRHIDAFDLDGEMIEQAKAKSRSRSNSFFVGDMLKMEKQFGTNQYDLIICYGNTLVHLQSIGDILSFLTQAYNLLNSNAGLAIQILNYNYILDEEIDELPLIENDYVRFRRKYAFRKNSRLVDFDTELTVKQSGQKIQNTTPLFALRPEELRELLHKAGFKYVEMYSSYNKAAFSNSQMPLVLHAKKA from the coding sequence ATGACTAAAAGTAAATTTTACCATTCTATAGCACCATTTTACGATCACATTTTTCCGCTTCAGCAACCTGCGCTGAATTTCACAAGAGAGCTTGTAACTGCTAATTCTGTAGTTCTGGACGCTGGTTGTGCAACTGGTAACATGGCTATTGCATTGGAGGCTTCATGCAGGCACATTGATGCGTTCGACCTTGATGGGGAAATGATTGAACAGGCTAAGGCTAAATCGCGGAGCCGCTCCAATTCTTTTTTCGTGGGCGATATGCTAAAAATGGAGAAACAGTTTGGGACAAACCAATACGATTTAATTATTTGCTACGGAAATACTTTGGTGCATTTACAATCAATTGGTGATATATTGAGTTTTTTGACCCAGGCTTACAATTTATTGAACAGCAATGCCGGTCTTGCCATTCAAATATTGAACTACAACTATATTCTTGATGAAGAGATAGATGAATTGCCGTTAATTGAAAACGATTATGTGCGTTTCAGGCGAAAGTATGCTTTCCGCAAAAATAGCCGCTTAGTAGATTTCGATACTGAACTGACCGTAAAACAATCGGGTCAGAAAATCCAAAACACAACTCCGCTTTTTGCTTTAAGGCCTGAAGAATTACGTGAATTGCTACACAAGGCAGGTTTTAAATATGTGGAAATGTATAGCTCATACAATAAAGCTGCATTTTCTAATTCACAAATGCCATTGGTCCTGCACGCGAAAAAAGCGTAG